CTTTCCTTCGGACTGTTAACCGACTATCCCTTTGACCGGCCAATCGAAGTCGAGGGTCGGCAATAGGGTGTCCGCGGCCCGGGAACAATATCTGGTCACTTCTGCAAATATTCTGTTGCCAAACTCGCGACTGGTCGCATCGCCAATGGCTGGATTGTTCTCAAGGAATTTTAATTCGCGACGGCTTTTGCGAGGATTTCTAAATTTGAGTTATTTTGGATGAATTCGCAGATTCAagatataatgttatatttattattgttgtacAATGATGACTgacagttataataatataattataattgtagtatttgtaatcgtataattataattatagcgtCTGTCAGcatataatcataattatagcATTTGTAagcatataattataattataatatttgcagGCATATAATTACAGCATCTgcattcatataattataattagtatatttataatcataattacaactgcgatatttgtaattatataattatatttatattacttgtaattatataattatatttatattatatgtaattatataattatatttatattatatgtaattatataattatagccataatatttgtaattatataattatagccataatatttgtaattatacgattataattatatttgtatttatatctttcatttatttgctcGAATGAAAATACAGCAATAGTGTCGGAGttgtatatacaaatattacacAGAGTCGAAATCGACACCGCGAAAATTCTCAAGGGTTAAAATCACCTTGGATATCAGAGCCTAAATGGTTATTCTAAAGTCATATATCCGAATAGAGAATATCTTTCATTAAACAGTTCTTTCACTCGCGATAATTCCGATACCCGTCTCGGCATCACGATTAATCGAAAAGTCACGCGAATCGCGATCGCGAGTGAATTAAAGAATCGACGGATCAATTTCGTAGATTATTCCGATTAAAAACGTACGATAACCCGCGCTGTGCTCCCGCGCCGATCGGAGCCCGtcttttttttccaattttcgttCGACAGCATCGTTTAACGAACGAATTTTCGCGTGcgtaataaatttgattaaaaagcGAATCGACGCAAACAATGGATAACAATAAAACATcggcggggggaggaggagggatgATTACACCGTGTGTACTCGTATATCCGGCCACCGGCAAAACTAAATACCGAAACGCAACAATCAAATTTATAGAAACCTCGACGGAGTTCACAAAAGCTGATGGAAATAATTGATACCGGTTAAAAACTGATTGACAACCCACCCCCTGGCGAGTTcgctgtaaaagaaaaaacaaaaaaagaaaatatatatatatatataaaagcgTTGTTTTTGCTGCAGTTGTTACGCGAGCATACTCCCACcaattaaagtataaaaatcttGAAACACTAAAATTGCcggaaattgtaaatttcttAATCCTTGACTGGATTATTatcacattattatataaaataaaaatgactgaaattgttgcaaattaGGGTTACGTATTATCTGTTATTTTCAACTGGATTTAAAAGGGaaactttaattttcctaatgtttattgcaattaatagagacaatatttattttgtatataaaggTACGTAGTTAATCAATAATTAGacagcgaattttatgcaaatgcatgAAAAATCAGGAAACGTAAAAACGTGAAAGCATTCgaggaaattagaaaaattaacccaaaagaaaagaaaaatttaaaaattaacccaaatatgggtgacactaatttttgaccaatcttgaaaattcatttttattgtaatatatttgaatcaattgaatttgactagaatgtttgactcgaatgcgaaagagttcgaATACCACCCcttataataaacattaactttctagcttcgctttaattaattaaattgatttaactgTGTGAGTATTTTAGTTGTCGATTGTCGggagtcaacgtgttaaaattaGTTCAaccagtttttattttgcataaaaatcgttaaCAACTATTCTCAACGTTCCATTATGCAAtcacatttttctattaaaattccaaGACGTTGGATAACAAACAATATCCCACCGGTCCTCAAAAACTAAacggtgtcccaaaattcacgcaagatttgaattttgcgccatttgtgcggtaaagtgttgccaaccaaaaaaaaaaaatacagaatgacagctgacagttcaggtttattaaagatggagcgCTACACAAAAGACcaacgcatttttattgtcgagcaatattttgcaaataatgataaatctgtgttttctatcaaaattacttctcgcgcgaattttgggacaccctttatttATCCGCCTGTAATTGGCAGTCGCCGGCATCCGCCGGGGACCACCGAAATAGTCCGTAACGCGACGGAACCGTTTCCACGGGGCGCGAAATTAATAGGCTGGATCATCTAGATCGCAATCGTCGCGTCCGGCGGGATCGTAGAGAGACGCCCACGCGAGGATGCCTTCCCGCCGGTCCCCCGGATTCGATCCGGCCCGATCGATGCCCCGGGGTCTTCCCCCTTAACGAAACCCCGGGGGCGAGAGGAACAAGACGAAAAACGAACGTGTCACCCGGTGGCGTATTACTGGAAATCGTGACCGCGTGTTTTTATCGGGCCGAGTATATCACACGGAGCGTGGAATTCCAGGTCCGCCGGATCCGGCTACCTAGGCAGGCACCTCTCCCCCGACCCGGGTctgcccgcgcccgcgcgcgcgcgcgcgtttggCCATTAGTAGACATTTTGTGTGGTCCACGGGACGAAGTTTTGAGCGGGGCGGACGCTCCTATGCAAATTCGCGGATACCCCAATAAATACTGAAACGGGAAGGGAACCCGGCCCGGGAACCGGGAACCGGTGAATCCTTGCATTAATTCCGCTCGTCATTCCGGTAATTCGACGTATAATGGCCGCGGTCACCGGTCAGCCTCGCTTtgtttcgcgcgcgctcgcgtttaagaagccctgggAAACGGAGAAAAAGCTCGCCGAGGCGAGCTATCTGATTCCGTCGCGGAAAGTACGTGGTCGTCGAAGAAGAAGTTGTGTGATTCAGAAAAATGTCACCGGTGGAAAGAGCAGCTCGAGGCAGAGATACCACTGCAGATACTGTACTACCACCGCTcggtttattaaaactttcgaAGATTCAGCTTTGACGGGATATAAAAGATTCATAAGACGCGCGCTTCAAGTATATCGTCCGCGATATACGAGGTGCACGGGGCCTCTCCTTTTTAAAGAACAATCCGCTTATGGGATATAATGgcttgaatatatatatataccttgAGACtgttattctttctttttgtttttgttttttgttttttttaaaggcATCGTTTCGGCGGCGGTAGCAATTATTTTGGCAGATGTCCGCGCGCCTCGATggacttcttcttcttcctcgcgATGCCCTATCTTCCGGcttcttcgttttcttcctttttacaGCAATTTGATCGATGCCTTCTGCACGCTTATTCCTTCGCGATAGAGTTTCTTCGCGGTGCGTCGATGAACCGGATGAATTTAATGATTCGCTGGATTCTGTCGAGGGTGCAAGCTCCCGGCGTAATGCCCGCGTTTAGGGTTGCGCCGAGGGAACCGTGATGGATTTATTTCTTGATAAACTCAGTTTTTTGGGTAGGAGGCgaccttttttaatttttaatttatcgtgtggttttgtagaaatttatgGGAGAGACTTTAATAGACGATTATATAGAAaagtttatagaaaattgGCGAAATTTACAGGCGATTGGAATATAAAGGAAAAGAtagcgaaaatattaaaataaactgaaattGTTCTTACGTTAATTGAggcttgttaaccctttatagATCCGTGTAAATTTCAGGTCGCGTgctaatgtataatatatattttatcagataattttatagtattctCACAAGATGTCTTTTCACCtatacgttttaattatacaagatTTTTGAgagaattaataagaatattgaTGACTTGACAGTATCGTCGGcctgaaatatcaaagtaaaagCTTTGCGAATTGTCTGCAGatagatatttgaaaaaaaagatgcgactcgtaaagggttaaaattattttagagggAGGTAAATTCGTGACGCGATTGatgcggacaatttttatttcgtataaggAATCATAAGATTAATAAGagttataagaattataatgttattattataaaagttataatgttattatagtaAGAGTTATAAGAGTCAtaagattaataaaagttataagAGTCATAGcattaataaaagttataatagtcataagattaataatattaataatgtcattaatattttaataataatattaacaagattaataataacataagtCATagatcgcgaatttttatgacaagtaaaaattgtccacATCAATTACAAGAgctagaaattaaataaagaattaatttatctccCGATACTttcattcgaaagaaaatgagaCAGCGACGTtccaaaattcttttaacgtCTCCATATTAATTACTTCAAAAAATCCTTAtacttataaacaatttatcctTCAAACACCCACCCGAAATAATATTGCAGCCGCGAAGcacaataattatagaaaagtCTTCGATCTTTGCGTCGAAGAAGTTTCACTCGCTGCGCGAAAAATCAGTAAAAATGATTCGCACTctagtgaaatataaaacaaaattgttcagaTCCAGTCAAACTGTTCACGCGTCATTTTGTCGCTGTTGCTTGTCCAAGGAGCGCGGCGTTCCGCTCCCGgattaagatattaaaacgCGAAGTCCCCGatgaatgaaatgaattaaGCGACACGCGCCCGAGTGGGTGGGTCCGGATAAATTACACGGCGAGGACGTTGTTGTCGCgtgtttcttttctctttcctttttggCTCGTGGAAACGGTGTGTTCTCTCGTTGAAATTCAGAGCACAGTTAACAGGAACGGCCGAGAGACGGAGGAGCACGCGTTGCATAATTCCCCGGGAGTCCTCAAAAGCGTGAGAACCCGTTCCCGTCTCTTTCCCGTTCACGTCGCcctcctttctctccctctctctctctttcctctctctctctctctctctctctctctctctctcggtcgcgTTAAGCggattgaaattgttaaattgacGAGCTTCGACCGGGCaacgttaaatattcaatccCGCGTATGAATTATTcacttcgaaaaatattaccgGCTGCCGGTGAATAAACGTGACCGAGCCGCcctccgcgcggcggcggctgcgcgACAGCCTcgcgcgaattaattaacgaaaaacgaaaaaccGGGTGCTGCGTCAGCGAAGATTAAGAAATGTTTGCGCACGGTCCATGGGGCCGGCGGTGTCTGCTGCCGTTTGCGGATGGGTCTGTTGGATCATCTTGCTTGAGGGTTaacgtattttaattttgtatggaTAAAGTTAACTAAAATctaagagggggggggggagttaCAACATTCTTAGTGATAATGTAAACtggtttttgaatttttctggttcAGTGCTagatgttatataaatatttttaggtctatttctttattcagggatattaatatgtaaattatacgAAGTTTCAATAAATCTAGTCTCGGCAttgttatgaattattatatattaatcgcGTTTAGAACAAGGTACTTCTTgtagtaatgaaaaatagcAAACCCGTTTTAACTGTTTAGATCGAGCGCCATGTAATGGCAACGAGGTTAGGATTATATCGATGTAAATCACTTCTTCAagattaacataaccttaaattaAGCTAATTCTACTTTGggataattctaaattaatctAACTCTACAATGACGTAACTCTAAAGTAACTTAGCTTTatattgacataactttaGATTACTTTAAGTCTACATTGCTATAACTTCGAGTTAACTTAACTCTGCATTAACATAACTTTAAACTAACTTAGTTCTATATTAAcgtaactataaattaacttaaatcTACAATAACATAATTCTAGAATTGACTCAAATCTACATATACATAACTTTAAACTGACTTAACTCTATATTCACATAactctaaattaatttgtgtTTACATTAACATAACTCTACATTACTTTAACTCTACATTAGTATAACTCTAAATTACCTTAATTCTAGATTAGTATAactctaaattaatttgactcTACATTAACATAACTCcaaattactttaattctatattaatataactctAAATTAACTTAATTCTAAACTAACTTAactctaaattaatttgagtTTACGTCAACATAACTCTAAATTACTTTAACTCTACATTAGCATAAGTCTAAATTACCTTAACtctaaattactttaattctatattaagaaaactctgaattactttaattctatattaacaaaactctaaattactttaattctatattaatataactctAAATTAACTTAACTTTAAACATAACTCTACATTCACATAATTCTAAACTAACTTAACCCTAAATCAACTTAACTTTGCATTAGctcaattaaattgctttaataacAAATCTGTTCagcaaataatacaaatttcaataacCAATGATCCTGCTCGTTTTTCACGGCGAAGATGACACGATTTACGGCCTACGTGACTCCACCCTCCCCCCCATCAACCGTGGACACGGCTTAACATTACACTCCTCTCGTTATTCCTCCGATGGTAAAAAATATCGGGTTCCAGCCACGTCGGGCTGTAATCGTCGCCTAATCAACGCCACGTTCCGGGCTTCGCCGAAACGATATAATTAAAGGGCGCGAAGGGAATGAGGGTTAAGTCCATCGCAAGGACATACCGCGTTTAACGTGTCGTTACGGCCGGGAAAATTGAAAGGTTCTCTCTTTTCCGACGGATTAGAGATACGCTAACGACTAGAGCACGCTTTGCTTGCTTCATCCACTTGGAACTATTCAAATATAACgccgtaaacatttttaacgctttatatgaaataattaaattgaaggaTCAGTGATTAACACAGTAACGAAACGTGTAATAGTTtttggaatattaatatagtttctTTGCTGTTAAAATATTCGTGTGATGTCAATTGGATATTGATTGATTgtttactgtaattaaatctatgcgcaacaaataaatttttatgaactGTATAGGTATAGTAAACTGTATAGTCTGTATAAACTGTATAGGTTAGGGACACTTTACCCTTCATAGTTAGGTATACTTTACACTGCTGTAAcattgcgaaaaaaaatcgcagccactcctaatattttttaaataaaagaggaaGGATCGAACTTTATTCTACTGCAAACAGCTTCtcctaaaaattattaacaaagtttCTGCATTCTTTCAAACTCGGCAATCTTTAATGTGACAAACATGGCTTCGCATTTATATAATCGCAGCACTGTAACTTATATCGatcttaaaattgataaactacgtcttgaaataaaaattccgaaatCATCATCCTAAATGATACTTCGCGGAGCCATCGTCGTTCGAATTctgctattttttttctatttgctCCCTCGTTCTACAAGTTTCCTCGCAACTCGCTGCAATTTTTACGCGGCAGCGCACGTTTGACCAGCAGCGTCGTCTCGAGTGGCCCATAGAGCATGgggtccccccctccccctccacgCTAGAGACATAGAATTCCAAGGGAGGGTGTGCAGCACACGTAGGACCGGTATTCCTCGAGGCTGGAACGGGGCTGGCGCAGTTCGTTAGAGGAGAATACCGAAGCCGCGCGCGGTGCTCCCATGCAATATGCAACGATCCATATCCAGGCCAACCCCTTTGTCTCTATTTGGTTTTCGCGCGCTTCGGAAACTGTAACGCCGGCTTGATCGTCGACGGCCGATATCGGAGGCCCGCGAGGGACGACCGTGCCACTCCTCCCCCCGCCTCCCCCCGCCTCCGCCCTTCCTTATCCGGGGCTCCCCGCGCGCCCACGCTCGGCCAGGGTTATGGTGTGTATCGGTGGAAGAAAAAACGCGACGGTGGCGGCCgttcggggggagggggagggagggagagccGGCATTGTTCTCCGATTTTGGTCCGAGCGGACGGTCACGAACAACGGGGAGGTCACGTGCGCGCGAGAAACGGGGAATAGCCACCGGGGGCCCCCGCCGGGGGGATCGATGAATTCGAGCGACGATCGGGATCGTTGATTTTGTAATTAGGGGATTCTACGAAGAACGCGTGATCGGGTTAGCAGCCGCCTTGAAGGAACCCGGAACGACGCGAACGCGGCTGCGGCCTGAACCCCGAGCGAGGCGGGTTCAGCCCGTGGCTGCGCCCCTCCGGTTTAACCGGGGAATTGAAACGATTTGATTGGTGGTTAGATACCGGGACGACGTGCCGGCTATGGTATACCATTGTCGAGGTATCCGACGTTTTCTGCGGAGCACGGTGTCTAAGAGTGTAAGAAGTCTAAGAAAGGGGCTTGAAATTTTCGTCGTCGCGGATTGCGTCGTCTTCGCCGTTGGAGAACGCTTCGGGAACTCGCGCGACGATTGGACAGTGGATACGTTTGCGAGAGATATGAATTGATGGGAAATGGGGCAATGAGTACGGTTCGTGATCTTAAGGACTGGATTAAACTACTTTCTGCCGAATTGATTAATAGAGGAAAGATGTTTGATTCGATTTTTGTTTGCTGCGATTAAagcagacgatttttattttactgaaaaaGATTGCGGAATACAAGTTAGGTAAAAACATTTTGTGTagtttgaatataaattaggtagaaatatattgtgcatattgaatataaattagataaaactATACTGTGTATATTGgatataaattagataaaaatatactgtgtatattgaatataaattagataaaaatatattgtgcatattaaatataaattagctaAAACTGTACTGTGTATactgaatataaattagataaaaatatatcgtgcatatttatcgtaaaaataataatataatcgtaagAAATTGACGATAATGTAACAATCTCATTAAATTCATTCAACTATGCATTTAAGAGGTTTGCATTTGATCTATTCATCTtttccataaatgcataaaacctGTACTTTAATGACAATATACTTTGCCTTTGAGACCCTTAAATAcgattaatttatactattttataacagtaacaaaattggattaattgaaagttctacaatttttattataatatttgctgGAGTAAagaaattcgtataaaaattaatctttataGCATCAggaatgataaaaaagaaattcttttgatCCACGTCTAACAAAAAGAAGTTggtaaattcgataaaaatccaCGTATTGAAAAACATGTAACATTTGCAAAACTAATAGCaagattttgataataataattacataaccAGGCATTTTAGGATTTCgcagagaaattgttttaaatagatgacaaagttaaaaagaattcgtacttttaaccctttgcactcgagcggcgactgtGCAGCGCCATTGGAAATAAGCTACGTCACAAATGTTTCTGttatcattaaaaatgcaaatgttTTACAGGACAATAAGCTCAACGTCACGTgcttaatatgaaataaatcctgtcaaattgaaatagaaaatatacacGAAAATGCATGTCCAAAGAAATATCAAGAAATATCACAgctttgaattaaaaatagcttcTAGTGCAaggattaacccttcgcactcgaagccattttatctaaaaatatggaaCAATTCTCCTGGCTCATACTATTTctattctgtaaaataaagtgcacttttacaCCTGCTAAATTGATTCTCGCGATTTGTAGCAACAATTTCGCTACTAAACAATGTTTTCAAATCCCAACttcattattatcaaaattattctcgAACGCAACAGagtaatttcagtggtgcctcagagtcaccattcgagtgcaaagggttaaaaatgatatagtaTGATAATACACACATATTATTGCACACATTCTTTCACGTATGTACTAAATCCAAAGAACAGTTTTCTGGTATAAAACAAGTATATCTTGTCAACGAATGAGACAAACAGGAGCCATCTACTTAAGGATCGTAGGATCCGTTCCGCCGTGCAGGACATTCCAGGAGCGGATCGGAGCGTCGCGTTACCCCACGCCTCCTCTTTTCGCAGGTTGTTCGCCGTCTCGAGGTGTTCGCGTTGCCGAGCGGGTATCTCGGCGTCGGAGCTGGTGATGCGGGCCAGGGACCTGGTGTACCACGTCGCCTGCTTCACGTGCGCCTCCTGCGGCACCCCGTTGAACAAAGGCGATCATTTCGGGCAGAGGGACGGCCTGGTTTACTGTAGGTGAGAAACACGAGCCGGAATTACCATCCTCCAAAAGGCCGTCTCTTTGTTATCAACGAGTTTGATGACGAGAGAGTGACAGTGTACACGGGTCGCGATCCCCGCGTACCCGTTTCGTCGCGCGCGTGCAAACACACAAaaacacacgcacacacacgcagACACACACCATATGCCGCGCTTATTATCTTTTCTCGttcgcgcgccgcgataatGATAGCCCCTCGGGGCGCGGGTGAATCCGGTCTTTAGAATTCTGAGAAAGCCGGGGCTCGGCGGGACGTTACCGAGTGGCGCGCGTACCTCGCAAAGGAAaagacgtcgtcgtcgtcgccgtcgtcgtcgtcgtcgcggtgCCGATTCCCGCTACGGCCGGATCGATGGGATCGGCGTGCCGCACCGGCTCCCTCTTATCACCACGGACGCCGCCGCGTACGTTTATTAATCCACGTGCAGGACGGATCTTGATGGGGGACGCGCCGCCGGACAAATAAGGGACGTACAAATGGCACCGGTTAATTCCGTGACGCCGGGGATATCTGTCCGGCGGATACATTGTCGAACGGGGCCTCGCGCTCCGTATCGGCCCGCCGGATAGAGGTATCAAACTATAAACCGGCGAGGAATACTACTGCGCCGCTTCTCTTTGCCGGCGATTAGCTTTCTTGACCGCGCGAATGGATCTGGTCCAATTACTGCTGCTCAAACAGATTACTAGAATACCCCCGCCGGCTTGTCGCGACCACTGCCTCGAGGATCTGGAAAGGGAATCGGGCGAGACGCGCGATACACGGTGAACACGGAGTGTTCTTTAGAGTATACCTTTAAAAACAGTACTTTGCGCGATGGTACAACTTGTACGACGCTTATCGTATACTCGTCTTCATGTATACGGATTTCTATTACTTGTGTCACGTCATGTTCGtttgttgtaataattctCGGTCTTGTTTGGATTCTTTCTTTGAGCAAAGATGAAttgatacaaatttattattatcatcgttattaACGCTGGATTTACTAGTGTTTTAGTTTAGAATTATTCAGAttgaaaagatatatttatcgattatttattcgcgtTAATTACGGCAAATGTTGCGATAATcatctttcaaaattttgtctttcttcttcttggtTTTACTCGCCAAGTGATGCTATATAAAATGTCCTACTTGTTTAACAAAGTCTTCGATAACAAAGGAGTTTATTATCAGTATATATTagttaatagattattatcAGAACGACTCTGTGGAGTTACCGGCAACCCCATCAactaaatacataaattcgACTAAATACTGAAACATTGaggtttttcatatttttctaaccGGTACATCATATTTCACATTCTGAAAacgataaacaatatttcagtTACTGAGATTACATTATGAATTATTCCCAAGCCCGCGAGTCGCGTATGTAAAAAAATGGAAAGGGGTCTAGGATTAAATATTGGTCACAacagaatagaatttaatttcgatttaaaagaatgaattaattagaaCTTTGTCGATTATAGTAATTTCGAATATAAAagactatatttattacaactatatgattgtttaaatattgacaacaAGAGAATAGAATTCCAATTTAAGGAAGCTTCGAGTCATGAAAGTATCAAGTTTCGGCTATCTATAGTGATGTATAAAGTAGCAAGAATTGATTAGCGAGGATACGGAGAATCGCCTTTCTTCGGCCACCGTGGATCAGGTTAGATCGTAGGGCGTAGATCGCAGAGGTCCGGCCCGATCCGTCGATCCGCTCGAGCGGAAACCGTGCCCCGGCCGTTTAGTCTGTCTCCTCTCGCccgcgagagagagccgcgTCCGCTCGTTCATCGAACTCGGAGGATAACGCAGGGTCGCCACTGAAATACTCGACAGCAAGGTTCACGAATGACGAGCTGGTCGGTCCCAAGACCTCACTATGAGTTGCTCTGCTGCGCGGGGGATTACGGGAGCGCAGCCGGAAGCATCGAGGACCTCGGCTCGCCGGGGGTGTCGCCGGTCCCGGCGTACTACAGCGCCGCGGAGCAGAGCCCGATCACCTCGTCCGGCACCGTGCAGAAGGGCAGGCCCAGGAAGAGGAAGCTGTCGGAAGTGACCGGGTCCGAGCTACCCGTCACCATGCGGCTCGCTGCCGGGGCACTCGGTGAGTAATCTCTGAACTTCTTAATTGCGACCTTCTTTTGCGATCTTCTTGCCGCCATTCCTCCACCGTCCCTTATCATACGgctcctcctctctcctcctctctctctctctctctatctatctctctctctctctctctatctctatctctctctctctctccgccccgCGGAATGCTCGACATCAGATTCCCCGCTATGTTTTATCCGTTCCGTGGATCGTGGGCGACTCGGCTCGCATTTTTCCCCCTTTAATCAACCCGGCCGAGGTGTTCGAACCTTGTTCCATTGATTCGAGAGACGGTTTTTGTTCGCTCGACCCGGCTCGTCCACGTTTCTTGCGTTCAACGGGAAAATTAATAAGTCGCCGATGCCATATACATACTCTGTGCCCGGGGTTCGTTGATTTTATCAGGTTCACGGATGGATAATTCATAGCGATGTTCGAGATTTATTTGTTAGAATTATGAAGCGAACTTTTCATTCGCTTTGATTGATGGTACTTTGACTGTAAAAGAACAGTTTCACCGAGAAAATGACACTTGGATTTACACGTCTCTTTAATATT
This sequence is a window from Augochlora pura isolate Apur16 chromosome 9, APUR_v2.2.1, whole genome shotgun sequence. Protein-coding genes within it:
- the LOC144475132 gene encoding LIM/homeobox protein Lhx9 → MNGVICAQGSRNKAHFVPSRREDRNEIAERWYLRAADRAWHCGCLRCCHCRVPLAAELTCFARDGNIYCKEDYYRLFAVSRCSRCRAGISASELVMRARDLVYHVACFTCASCGTPLNKGDHFGQRDGLVYCRPHYELLCCAGDYGSAAGSIEDLGSPGVSPVPAYYSAAEQSPITSSGTVQKGRPRKRKLSEVTGSELPVTMRLAAGALGE